One window from the genome of Eucalyptus grandis isolate ANBG69807.140 chromosome 7, ASM1654582v1, whole genome shotgun sequence encodes:
- the LOC120295462 gene encoding phenylacetaldehyde reductase-like isoform X2, which translates to MSTREEKQKVVCVSGGAGYIASWVVKLLLQRGYTVKATMRDPNDPKKTEHLLALEGAKERLQLFKGDLLEEGSFDSVVNGCIGVFHTASPVLLSVADPQAELIDPALKGTLNVLRSCAKVSSIKRVVVTSSIATVSYIAKPLTSGDLVDETWFSDPDFREKSKLWYVLSKILAEKAAWESAKENEIDLVTINPGIVIGPLLQPTVNLSVEVILNFVNGAQTFPNECYCFADVRDVANAHVLAFENPSACGRYCVVGEVIHCHDALKILQNLYPTLHLPDNL; encoded by the exons atgagcacgAGAGAGGAGAAGCAGAAAGTGGTGTGTGTGTCTGGAGGGGCAGGTTACATAGCTTCTTGGGTGGTCAAGCTCTTGCTTCAGCGTGGCTACACTGTTAAAGCCACCATGCGAGACCCAA ATGACCCAAAGAAGACAGAACACCTTCTGGCACTTGAAGGGGCTAAGGAGAGACTGCAATTATTTAAAGGGGACTTGCTGGAAGAAGGGTCCTTTGACTCAGTAGTCAATGGGTGCATAGGCGTTTTTCATACTGCATCACCTGTCTTGCTCTCAGTTGCTGACCCCCAG GCTGAATTAATTGATCCTGCCCTAAAAGGCACACTTAATGTTTTGCGGTCATGTGCCAAAGTCTCTTCTATCAAGAGAGTGGTGGTGACATCTTCTATTGCTACGGTCTCATATATTGCAAAGCCTCTGACGTCTGGTGATCTAGTTGATGAGACTTGGTTTTCAGATCCAGACTTTCGTGAGAAATCTAAG CTTTGGTATGTTCTCTCAAAAATCTTGGCAGAGAAGGCGGCCTGGGAATCGGCAAAGGAGAATGAGATTGACTTGGTCACGATTAACCCAGGAATTGTCATTGGCCCTTTGCTGCAGCCCACTGTTAATCTCAGTGTGGAGGTGATACTGAACTTTGTTAATG GAGCTCAAACATTTCCAAATGAATGTTATTGTTTTGCCGATGTCAGAGATGTAGCGAATGCACATGTTCTAGCTTTTGAAAATCCCTCAGCTTGCGGAAGATACTGTGTAGTAGGAGAAGTCATACATTGTCATGACGCCTTGAAGATTTTGCAGAATCTGTACCCAACATTGCACCTTCCTGATAA CCTGTGA
- the LOC120295462 gene encoding phenylacetaldehyde reductase-like isoform X1 yields MSTREEKQKVVCVSGGAGYIASWVVKLLLQRGYTVKATMRDPNDPKKTEHLLALEGAKERLQLFKGDLLEEGSFDSVVNGCIGVFHTASPVLLSVADPQAELIDPALKGTLNVLRSCAKVSSIKRVVVTSSIATVSYIAKPLTSGDLVDETWFSDPDFREKSKLWYVLSKILAEKAAWESAKENEIDLVTINPGIVIGPLLQPTVNLSVEVILNFVNGAQTFPNECYCFADVRDVANAHVLAFENPSACGRYCVVGEVIHCHDALKILQNLYPTLHLPDKCEDDKPFASKYEYSREKAEALGVDFTPLEISLRDTIESFREKGFISV; encoded by the exons atgagcacgAGAGAGGAGAAGCAGAAAGTGGTGTGTGTGTCTGGAGGGGCAGGTTACATAGCTTCTTGGGTGGTCAAGCTCTTGCTTCAGCGTGGCTACACTGTTAAAGCCACCATGCGAGACCCAA ATGACCCAAAGAAGACAGAACACCTTCTGGCACTTGAAGGGGCTAAGGAGAGACTGCAATTATTTAAAGGGGACTTGCTGGAAGAAGGGTCCTTTGACTCAGTAGTCAATGGGTGCATAGGCGTTTTTCATACTGCATCACCTGTCTTGCTCTCAGTTGCTGACCCCCAG GCTGAATTAATTGATCCTGCCCTAAAAGGCACACTTAATGTTTTGCGGTCATGTGCCAAAGTCTCTTCTATCAAGAGAGTGGTGGTGACATCTTCTATTGCTACGGTCTCATATATTGCAAAGCCTCTGACGTCTGGTGATCTAGTTGATGAGACTTGGTTTTCAGATCCAGACTTTCGTGAGAAATCTAAG CTTTGGTATGTTCTCTCAAAAATCTTGGCAGAGAAGGCGGCCTGGGAATCGGCAAAGGAGAATGAGATTGACTTGGTCACGATTAACCCAGGAATTGTCATTGGCCCTTTGCTGCAGCCCACTGTTAATCTCAGTGTGGAGGTGATACTGAACTTTGTTAATG GAGCTCAAACATTTCCAAATGAATGTTATTGTTTTGCCGATGTCAGAGATGTAGCGAATGCACATGTTCTAGCTTTTGAAAATCCCTCAGCTTGCGGAAGATACTGTGTAGTAGGAGAAGTCATACATTGTCATGACGCCTTGAAGATTTTGCAGAATCTGTACCCAACATTGCACCTTCCTGATAA ATGCGAAGATGACAAACCTTTTGCATCGAAGTATGAATACTCAAGAGAAAAGGCGGAAGCTCTGGGTGTCGACTTCACTCCTTTAGAGATCAGTCTAAGAGACACCATTGAATCTTTTCGGGAGAAGGGGTTCATCTCGGTCTAG
- the LOC120295462 gene encoding phenylacetaldehyde reductase-like isoform X3: MSTREEKQKVVCVSGGAGYIASWVVKLLLQRGYTVKATMRDPNDPKKTEHLLALEGAKERLQLFKGDLLEEGSFDSVVNGCIGVFHTASPVLLSVADPQLWYVLSKILAEKAAWESAKENEIDLVTINPGIVIGPLLQPTVNLSVEVILNFVNGAQTFPNECYCFADVRDVANAHVLAFENPSACGRYCVVGEVIHCHDALKILQNLYPTLHLPDKCEDDKPFASKYEYSREKAEALGVDFTPLEISLRDTIESFREKGFISV; this comes from the exons atgagcacgAGAGAGGAGAAGCAGAAAGTGGTGTGTGTGTCTGGAGGGGCAGGTTACATAGCTTCTTGGGTGGTCAAGCTCTTGCTTCAGCGTGGCTACACTGTTAAAGCCACCATGCGAGACCCAA ATGACCCAAAGAAGACAGAACACCTTCTGGCACTTGAAGGGGCTAAGGAGAGACTGCAATTATTTAAAGGGGACTTGCTGGAAGAAGGGTCCTTTGACTCAGTAGTCAATGGGTGCATAGGCGTTTTTCATACTGCATCACCTGTCTTGCTCTCAGTTGCTGACCCCCAG CTTTGGTATGTTCTCTCAAAAATCTTGGCAGAGAAGGCGGCCTGGGAATCGGCAAAGGAGAATGAGATTGACTTGGTCACGATTAACCCAGGAATTGTCATTGGCCCTTTGCTGCAGCCCACTGTTAATCTCAGTGTGGAGGTGATACTGAACTTTGTTAATG GAGCTCAAACATTTCCAAATGAATGTTATTGTTTTGCCGATGTCAGAGATGTAGCGAATGCACATGTTCTAGCTTTTGAAAATCCCTCAGCTTGCGGAAGATACTGTGTAGTAGGAGAAGTCATACATTGTCATGACGCCTTGAAGATTTTGCAGAATCTGTACCCAACATTGCACCTTCCTGATAA ATGCGAAGATGACAAACCTTTTGCATCGAAGTATGAATACTCAAGAGAAAAGGCGGAAGCTCTGGGTGTCGACTTCACTCCTTTAGAGATCAGTCTAAGAGACACCATTGAATCTTTTCGGGAGAAGGGGTTCATCTCGGTCTAG
- the LOC104454630 gene encoding notchless protein homolog isoform X2, with translation MKQLVDHVYFSPDGQWVASASFDRSVKLWNGIIGKFVAAFSGHVRPVYQISWSADSRLLLSGSKDYPEDLGYWHEKLKQDLPGHADEVFAVDWNPDGENVASGGKDKVLKLWMG, from the exons ATGAAGCAA CTTGTGGATCATGTCTACTTTTCACCGGATGGGCAATGGGTGGCTAGTGCTTCGTTTGATAGATCTGTGAAGTTGTGGAATGGTATTATTGGGAAGTTTGTTGCTGCATTCAGTGGACATGTCCGGCCTGTATATCAGATAAG TTGGTCTGCAGATAGTAGACTTCTTTTAAGTGGGAGCAAAGACTACCCTGAAG ATCTGGGATATTGGCATGAAAAGTTGAAACAAGATCTTCCGGGTCATGCGGATGAG GTTTTTGCGGTCGATTGGAATCCAGATGGTGAGAATGTTGCTTCTGGTGGTAAAGATAAGGTGTTGAAGCTATGGATGGGATAA
- the LOC104454630 gene encoding notchless protein homolog isoform X1, with protein sequence MKQVGVNAGNYAFCLQLVDHVYFSPDGQWVASASFDRSVKLWNGIIGKFVAAFSGHVRPVYQISWSADSRLLLSGSKDYPEDLGYWHEKLKQDLPGHADEVFAVDWNPDGENVASGGKDKVLKLWMG encoded by the exons ATGAAGCAAGTAG GTGTAAATGCGGGAAATTATGCTTTTTGTTTGCAGCTTGTGGATCATGTCTACTTTTCACCGGATGGGCAATGGGTGGCTAGTGCTTCGTTTGATAGATCTGTGAAGTTGTGGAATGGTATTATTGGGAAGTTTGTTGCTGCATTCAGTGGACATGTCCGGCCTGTATATCAGATAAG TTGGTCTGCAGATAGTAGACTTCTTTTAAGTGGGAGCAAAGACTACCCTGAAG ATCTGGGATATTGGCATGAAAAGTTGAAACAAGATCTTCCGGGTCATGCGGATGAG GTTTTTGCGGTCGATTGGAATCCAGATGGTGAGAATGTTGCTTCTGGTGGTAAAGATAAGGTGTTGAAGCTATGGATGGGATAA
- the LOC104454630 gene encoding notchless protein homolog isoform X3, which yields MKQVGVNAGNYAFCLQLVDHVYFSPDGQWVASASFDRSVKLWNGIIGKFVAAFSGHVRPVYQISWSADSRLLLSGSKDYPEDLGYWHEKLKQDLPGHADEVFS from the exons ATGAAGCAAGTAG GTGTAAATGCGGGAAATTATGCTTTTTGTTTGCAGCTTGTGGATCATGTCTACTTTTCACCGGATGGGCAATGGGTGGCTAGTGCTTCGTTTGATAGATCTGTGAAGTTGTGGAATGGTATTATTGGGAAGTTTGTTGCTGCATTCAGTGGACATGTCCGGCCTGTATATCAGATAAG TTGGTCTGCAGATAGTAGACTTCTTTTAAGTGGGAGCAAAGACTACCCTGAAG ATCTGGGATATTGGCATGAAAAGTTGAAACAAGATCTTCCGGGTCATGCGGATGAG GTGTTCTCGTGA